The Nitrospira sp. sequence CAGCTGCCGGTTGAATTCAAAGAATTTGGTATTGAGCGGCTCCCAGGGATCATATTCCTCAACGGCCTCTTCGCCCGGCTTGGCAAAGGGATCCACAGGCTCGTCCAGTGATTGGTCGCGAGCAGCTAGTGCAAGGGGAAGCATGGAGGAAGCCGAGGAGGCATCCGCGAGCAGAACCGACGGCGTGCTTCGCTCGACATAGGGAGCGTCGGAGCGCATCGAGCCTTCATGTACCGCACAACCTGAAAGCAATATCACTACAGCGGCAAGTAGCAACCTGCATGGTCTTTCAATCCACCGAACCGGCCCACCACCAGTCTGTATCCTCATCCTTTGCGTGCCTTCCTCGTATGAAATGCAAGCCTTCATCGGCAATGCGGTGCCGCACTGTACCAAAAGTCGGCTCACCGGCCAATAATTATTTCTGAATCTTCTTGCAGAGAAACGATACCGCCCTCAGCCGCTTTCCCTTACAGGTATGGCATTACCATTGCTTCCCCGGTTCTCCGGCATCGACTGTAATGAGTTCTTGCGACAGACGTCGGCTCATGGCTTGACAGAACGGAAGGATTGGTGTGAGCATCATGTGTTTCCTTCCACTCGACATCTTGAACAGTCTGCAGAATGTGTCGATTGAGGTCTTATGCAACCCTGAAAAGTGATCGTGCAGATGAACGCATGAGGGGATTTCTAACGTGGGGAGGGATGAGATGGCGATGAAAGCAATAATAGGGGTAGATGGTTCCCGGTACTCGGAGTGGCTCTTAGGATGGCTGAGTAAGATGCCGTTTCGTTCTTCGCCACGTGTCACGGCAGTTCATGCGATCGATATCGACTCGGCTCGTGCTCCATTCGTCACGCACCCGTCCGTCAGTGGGCACGAACCCGATGAAGGGGAGGCCATTCACCTCGTGGAGACTCGAGCCAAGCAGGTGGAAATGGAAACGAAGCAGCGTATGGCGGAGCTGGGGTTGGAAGGGTCGGTGCGCGTGGAGAAGGGACAAATTGCGCATGCCCTCCTCAGACGTGCGGGTCGTACCGCACTGATAGCGGTAGGGAGCCGGGGCCTGGACGCAGTCGACCGTTTCGTATTGGGGAGCGTGTCGACAGCGATTACGGTTCACGCGCGTTCTCCGGTTTTGATTGTGAAGGAGCCACCACAAACCATTCGGCGGATTCTATTCGCAACAGATGGCTCTCCCTCATCTACGAAGGCCCTTCAGTTCCTCACCAAGCAATTCAAGGTCAAGTCCGAAGCCGAACCACTTCATATTCTGCTGGTGCACGTCATGCCGTTTCTGCGCTACACAGTGGTGAAGGAAGCAGGGGAAAAATTGCTCGCCCAAGAGGCGGCCAAGCTTGAGAAGGCCGGGTATCGCGTCAGGGAATTCCCACGCGTGGGACCGGCCGCGGAAGAGATCATGAAAGTGGTGAATCGAGAACAACCGGACCTGATCGTCACTGGAGCGAAGGGGAGAAGCGCTATGGCGCGCTTTCTCTTAGGGAGCGTCTCGACAAAGCTGATACACCAGAGCGCATGCTCCGTACTCGTGGTCAGATAAGCCCATCACCTCGAGAATCCAGCGCACCTTTCAGAAATCCATCCATCGCTCGCCCCGTATGAGGGGCGAGCGAGACATCAGTTGGAGAGGGCTTGGCGAACCG is a genomic window containing:
- a CDS encoding universal stress protein, whose product is MKAIIGVDGSRYSEWLLGWLSKMPFRSSPRVTAVHAIDIDSARAPFVTHPSVSGHEPDEGEAIHLVETRAKQVEMETKQRMAELGLEGSVRVEKGQIAHALLRRAGRTALIAVGSRGLDAVDRFVLGSVSTAITVHARSPVLIVKEPPQTIRRILFATDGSPSSTKALQFLTKQFKVKSEAEPLHILLVHVMPFLRYTVVKEAGEKLLAQEAAKLEKAGYRVREFPRVGPAAEEIMKVVNREQPDLIVTGAKGRSAMARFLLGSVSTKLIHQSACSVLVVR